ACGGTTATCGCACAAGACTCTCCTGCAAGTTCGGGGCCGCATTTGGGCGTACACCTACATAGTTGCCGCATTTCATCGGCTTGAGTTTCGGAAGTTTCAAGCCGTAGCAGTCCGTACAGACTGTGCGAGTTCGCACGTACCCTGTTCGGCTTCTCCTGGTTGCGGGCGGTAGTCCACTGATTCTTCGCAAAATTCTGGGGGATTCGGCGAGGGGGACTCTTTGGCACATTCGTTGCTATTGTCTGGTTGGAAGATGAAAAGAAACCTAACTCGACAGCCAGTGGTGCGGACACTATTAGCAATACTAACTCTTGGTATTTGTTTCGCCGCCGAACTTTATGGACACGACTAAACGCATCCTCGTTCCCCTTGACTTCAGCCATTGTTGTTCGATCGCTTTGTCGAAGGCATTGCATTACGCGGATGAACATCATGCGAGGCTTTTCTTGCTTCATGTGCTGACGGCATTGCCCCACACACAATCCACAACGCAATCGCATAGCGAAGAGTCGCGCCTCATCAAGGCGGAATTGGATAAGTTGATCTTGCCTAGGGGAGAGCGCAAATACGACCTGATTCGAGAAGTAAGAGTTGGCTGCCCCGCTGAACAGATCGTCGAGTACGCCAAAGAGGAGGGGATCGACCTCATTATCATGGGCACTCATGGGCGATCTGGAAGCTCGACCGAAACGCTAGGAACCGTTGCGGCCCGCGTCGTCCGGGACGCGCCATGTGCCGTCATGACCGTACGTTCTAGTGATCCCGTGTCGCAAGAAGCGGCGCCCGTTGACTTTGAAGAAATCAAAGTCCCACGGGAGGAATTACCTCCTTGCCTTGACCTCGTGGAACGTGGCGTTTCTTTGCGGGCGACAGATATCCACATCGATCCATTGGACGAAGACTTCGAAGTGCGGATGCGAATCGATGGTCGCCTGCAACATTACTGCAATCTGAGTCACGGCATTGGCCGTCATATCATCGGTCAGCTGAAAACGCTTACCGACCTACCAATGACGGACAGTCTCCACACTTGGGAAGGGCGTTTGCATCTGCCGCGTCGACTCAATGAGCTTGAAGTACGCATGACCTCATCACCGGTGGCTGGAGGCGAAGCTTTGGCCCTGAGGATCCTTGATCGCAAGCACGCCTTGCGTCCGCTTCAAGAATTAGGACTCAGTACCGAAGCTGAGCAGGACGTAAGGCGAATGATCTCTCACAGAGAAGGGCTCGTGCTAGTTGTTGGTCCGACCAACTCTGGCAAGACAACGACTGTTTACTCGATCCTCAGCGAACTGAACGACAAGCAACAGAATATCATTTCGATCGAAGATCCTGCTGAGGTATCGGTCCCATTTGTACGCCAACTGACCGTGGATAGCAATCACGGGAGGACGATGGCAAGTGGTTTACAGACGGTTCTCCGGATGGACCCTGATGTCATCTTCGTTGGAGAAGTACGCGACCCAACAACGGCTAGCCTAACAATGCGGGCTGCTAGCTCCGGACAATACGTCCTGAGCACACTTCATGCCCGCGACGCTGCGTCAGCAGTGACGGCACTTCGTGATCTCGACCTTGATGGGCGGTCAATCGCTGGGCATCTGACAGGCGTCATTAGCCAACGGCTTATTCGCCGAGTCTGCAAAGAGTGTGCTGTGAAGCGCGCCTGCACTGAGGAGGAGAAGCAGCTGTACCAGCAACACCAGCTACCTGTTCCTGAGTCTGTCTTGGATGCGAGGGGATGCGACACATGCCGCGATACGGGATATCTCGGAATGACGGGAGTCTTTGAAGCAGTCGTTCTGAGCGGTGAATTGAAATCGGCGATCGAGGGTGGGCACTCAGAAGAGGAACTGAGGGCGCAATTGATCGAGAACGATAAAACCTCGATTACGGTGGATGCACTTCGCAAAGCAGCTTCCCACATCACGAGCCTTAGCGAAGCGACACAGCTTCGCTGGAATCACAGCAACAATCCTCTTAGCAGTGAGGAGATACCTCGATGAACAGTATCGACCTAGATAGCCGTGACTCCATTGTTCATGGTGAGCACCTTTTCTGGCACGAAGAGAATCTGCGTTGGGAAAAGGATGCGTTGGAATGGCAACAAGAGATGACCAAATCGATGGAACGACTAAAGCAGCTAGAGCTGCTGATTAAAGCGAACAGTCGTGCTGTTGGCGACCACGTTCTGGCAATTGATGAGAACGAACGAGCCCTGAGAGAACACGATAATTGCCTACAAGACATTCCCGGCGACCTCAAAGACCCATTAGCCCGAGAACGATTCCGTGAGCAGCACGAAGCGCAGCGAGCTAAGCACGTAGCTCAACGAATCAAGCACGAAGAACTTAGGAAAGAACTCTACCAGCTGTGGGCGAAGATGCACGCTTTGACGAATTAGCCTGAAGCTACCTAGGGGGCGTATCAGAACTTTTAGGTATACGTTTT
Above is a genomic segment from Lacipirellulaceae bacterium containing:
- a CDS encoding ATPase, T2SS/T4P/T4SS family, coding for MDTTKRILVPLDFSHCCSIALSKALHYADEHHARLFLLHVLTALPHTQSTTQSHSEESRLIKAELDKLILPRGERKYDLIREVRVGCPAEQIVEYAKEEGIDLIIMGTHGRSGSSTETLGTVAARVVRDAPCAVMTVRSSDPVSQEAAPVDFEEIKVPREELPPCLDLVERGVSLRATDIHIDPLDEDFEVRMRIDGRLQHYCNLSHGIGRHIIGQLKTLTDLPMTDSLHTWEGRLHLPRRLNELEVRMTSSPVAGGEALALRILDRKHALRPLQELGLSTEAEQDVRRMISHREGLVLVVGPTNSGKTTTVYSILSELNDKQQNIISIEDPAEVSVPFVRQLTVDSNHGRTMASGLQTVLRMDPDVIFVGEVRDPTTASLTMRAASSGQYVLSTLHARDAASAVTALRDLDLDGRSIAGHLTGVISQRLIRRVCKECAVKRACTEEEKQLYQQHQLPVPESVLDARGCDTCRDTGYLGMTGVFEAVVLSGELKSAIEGGHSEEELRAQLIENDKTSITVDALRKAASHITSLSEATQLRWNHSNNPLSSEEIPR